From the archaeon BMS3Bbin15 genome, one window contains:
- the macB_3 gene encoding macrolide export ATP-binding/permease protein MacB: MYDYFLLSVRTLSHRKARTFLTLMGVIIGIMAVVSMISVGSGMKATLKEQLQSLGSDKIIITPKFSYGTKAGQLNDDDSRAIGKLSGVAFVSPLFSVSTSVEFGGQEKNIVIFGIDPEKAENTFGNTGGYSLLQGRWLGKGDQSKVVIGYGIHDDLFSRKVNVGNTIKIRGKTFEVVGIFQKTGDRIKDYTLYTDINQLRELVGAKNAVTMIIVKAQKGVNIEDVKIRIDDLIKKRKESSKNYFVATQKEIFEKASVVFKIVQVVFGGLAAISLIVGAIGISNTMIMNVTERVREIGIIKAIGASDSQVMKIFMADAVVVGFTGGVIGVALGYATSRVINMAASVYLGNDVLKTTVSPALAAFALIFAVVIGAIAGLYPAYRASKLNPVDSLRS; this comes from the coding sequence ATGTATGACTATTTTCTTCTTTCGGTAAGAACGCTCTCTCACAGAAAAGCAAGAACATTTCTCACTCTTATGGGAGTGATTATTGGTATAATGGCAGTTGTGAGTATGATATCGGTGGGTTCAGGCATGAAGGCAACACTGAAAGAGCAGCTACAGTCTCTGGGTAGTGATAAAATTATTATTACCCCAAAATTCTCCTATGGGACCAAAGCTGGCCAGCTGAATGATGATGACTCAAGAGCTATTGGGAAGCTTTCTGGTGTTGCCTTTGTCTCCCCCTTGTTCAGCGTCTCCACAAGCGTGGAATTTGGAGGACAGGAGAAAAACATAGTTATCTTTGGCATAGACCCTGAGAAGGCAGAAAACACCTTTGGTAACACCGGGGGTTATTCTCTACTTCAGGGAAGGTGGCTGGGCAAAGGAGACCAGAGTAAGGTGGTTATAGGCTATGGTATCCATGATGACCTCTTTTCAAGGAAAGTAAATGTTGGCAATACAATAAAAATAAGAGGGAAAACCTTCGAGGTTGTCGGAATCTTCCAGAAGACAGGGGATAGAATCAAGGATTACACTCTATATACAGATATTAACCAGTTGAGAGAACTTGTTGGAGCCAAAAATGCTGTAACAATGATTATTGTAAAAGCGCAGAAAGGAGTAAATATTGAAGATGTAAAAATTAGAATTGATGACCTGATTAAGAAGAGAAAGGAAAGCAGCAAGAATTATTTTGTTGCTACTCAGAAAGAAATCTTTGAAAAAGCCAGTGTGGTTTTCAAAATTGTACAGGTTGTATTTGGAGGTCTTGCAGCAATCTCTCTGATAGTTGGAGCTATAGGAATTTCCAATACAATGATAATGAATGTGACTGAAAGGGTTAGGGAGATAGGAATAATAAAGGCAATAGGCGCAAGCGACAGTCAGGTAATGAAGATATTTATGGCAGATGCTGTGGTGGTGGGGTTCACAGGCGGTGTTATTGGTGTTGCCCTTGGCTATGCTACTTCCAGAGTTATAAATATGGCTGCTTCCGTTTACCTTGGCAATGATGTTCTTAAAACAACAGTTTCACCTGCCCTTGCAGCCTTTGCTCTTATATTTGCTGTTGTAATTGGTGCAATTGCCGGGCTTTACCCTGCTTACAGAGCCTCAAAGTTGAATCCTGTTGACTCACTGAGGAGCTAA
- the vapC gene encoding tRNA(fMet)-specific endonuclease VapC, translated as MELERLVKGSVFVDTSILIYAFTNTHYTKTCEDFLGRVKYGEIEGYINSIVLDEFFHKLVIFEVYSKKKLTSQKAVKFLKSNPAFIKSLNRPFKASEEVLKDYGLKILDTSDVLEKALDISRKYGLWFSDALHSACCKVNDITDIATNDRDFERVDFLKVWKP; from the coding sequence ATGGAGCTGGAGCGCCTGGTTAAAGGTTCGGTCTTCGTCGATACAAGTATCCTGATATATGCTTTTACAAACACCCATTATACCAAAACGTGCGAGGATTTCCTTGGTAGGGTTAAGTATGGTGAAATTGAAGGGTATATTAATTCCATTGTGCTTGATGAATTTTTTCATAAACTCGTGATTTTCGAGGTTTATTCTAAAAAGAAGCTAACCTCTCAGAAAGCTGTAAAATTTCTGAAGAGCAATCCGGCTTTCATTAAAAGCTTAAACAGACCTTTTAAGGCAAGTGAGGAAGTCCTCAAAGACTACGGGTTAAAAATACTGGATACTTCTGATGTTCTGGAGAAGGCCTTGGATATCTCACGGAAGTACGGGCTCTGGTTTTCCGATGCACTTCATTCAGCCTGCTGCAAAGTGAATGACATCACAGATATTGCCACTAACGACAGAGATTTTGAACGTGTTGACTTCCTTAAGGTGTGGAAGCCCTAA
- a CDS encoding FO synthase subunit 1: protein MQRALDILKRDANGFLELPRVQLESKLTFSKNLFIPVTNACRNSCSYCSFRLGKTYLLSRSRVTKMLENGKKYGCKEALFTLGERPENNKDVGKKLKKWGYSNITEYLYELCEIALSMKLLPHTNPGSADYEGLKMLREVNASMGTMLENASPRLSEEGMPHENSPGKHPKERIKVLESAGKLKIPFTTGILVGIGETSEEIALSLEVIEELNRKYKHIQEVIVQNFKPKKGTPMENYKEPDIFKMIKVVRAAREVLTSPVQVPPNLNTHTYPIFVLYGASDFGGVSPVTKDYINPEAAWPELEELFKASERLGLELRERLPVYPKYIKERWYSDRVGEVINLYADDEGMVTYE from the coding sequence ATGCAGAGAGCACTGGATATACTCAAAAGAGATGCAAATGGATTTCTTGAACTTCCGAGGGTTCAACTTGAATCAAAGTTAACATTCTCAAAAAATCTCTTCATACCTGTAACCAATGCATGCAGAAACTCCTGCTCCTACTGCAGCTTCAGACTGGGAAAAACATATCTTCTGAGCAGAAGCAGGGTAACGAAGATGCTGGAAAATGGGAAAAAGTATGGATGTAAGGAAGCACTGTTTACCCTTGGGGAGAGGCCTGAGAACAATAAAGATGTGGGTAAAAAGCTGAAGAAATGGGGTTACTCCAATATTACCGAGTACCTCTATGAACTATGTGAAATTGCTCTCAGCATGAAGCTTCTCCCACATACCAACCCAGGCTCTGCAGATTATGAAGGACTGAAGATGCTCAGAGAGGTAAATGCCAGTATGGGTACCATGCTTGAAAATGCAAGCCCGAGACTTTCTGAAGAGGGCATGCCACATGAAAATAGCCCGGGAAAGCACCCTAAAGAGAGAATTAAAGTTCTTGAATCTGCCGGAAAACTTAAAATACCCTTTACCACAGGCATTCTGGTTGGAATAGGAGAAACTTCCGAGGAAATTGCATTATCACTTGAGGTTATCGAAGAATTAAATAGAAAATATAAACATATTCAGGAGGTTATTGTTCAGAACTTCAAGCCAAAGAAGGGAACTCCCATGGAAAATTATAAAGAGCCAGATATTTTTAAAATGATTAAGGTTGTTCGTGCTGCAAGAGAAGTTCTGACATCTCCTGTTCAGGTCCCGCCGAATCTTAACACCCACACCTATCCCATCTTTGTGCTTTACGGCGCCTCTGACTTTGGAGGAGTTTCACCAGTTACAAAGGATTATATAAATCCCGAGGCAGCCTGGCCAGAGCTTGAGGAGCTTTTTAAAGCTTCTGAAAGGCTTGGACTCGAACTTAGAGAGAGGCTTCCGGTATATCCCAAATATATAAAAGAAAGATGGTACTCAGATAGAGTTGGTGAAGTGATAAATCTTTATGCTGATGACGAGGGTATGGTAACCTATGAATAA
- the fhcC gene encoding formyltransferase/hydrolase complex Fhc subunit C translates to MKDILLKPLDQPVYTLEAEAVTPDNFAGKSIEEILELEVYYGNRVGKLRDFFDLSGEAPDNPEELRIVIDGDIPGVKRIGQKMNAGEILVKGSAGMYVGALMEGGKITVEGNVDSFSGMMMRGGEIYIKGDAGEYLGCTYRGDRLGMRGGIIIVEGNSGIETGQFLNGGKIIVKGNTGAFTGVHMKKGIIVVDGKAGVRTGGQMVGGAIVVKGRIESLLPGFDLDKRVENPFVENEPFDGSFDKYSGDNAEKGAKGSLYVKI, encoded by the coding sequence ATGAAAGATATACTACTTAAACCCCTGGACCAGCCGGTTTACACTCTTGAAGCTGAGGCTGTAACACCTGATAACTTTGCTGGTAAGAGCATTGAAGAGATTCTGGAACTTGAAGTTTATTATGGTAACAGGGTTGGAAAGCTTAGAGATTTCTTTGATTTATCAGGAGAGGCCCCAGACAATCCTGAAGAGCTGAGAATAGTTATTGACGGTGATATTCCGGGAGTAAAAAGGATAGGGCAGAAAATGAATGCAGGTGAGATACTTGTAAAAGGTAGTGCCGGCATGTATGTTGGAGCGCTGATGGAAGGTGGCAAAATTACAGTGGAAGGTAATGTTGACTCTTTCTCCGGCATGATGATGAGAGGCGGTGAGATTTATATCAAAGGGGATGCTGGAGAATATCTTGGTTGCACATACCGTGGCGATAGACTCGGAATGAGAGGCGGTATTATAATTGTGGAAGGTAATTCTGGAATTGAGACAGGTCAGTTTCTCAATGGCGGAAAGATAATAGTCAAAGGAAATACTGGAGCTTTTACAGGAGTGCACATGAAGAAAGGCATAATTGTGGTGGACGGCAAAGCTGGAGTAAGAACAGGAGGTCAGATGGTTGGCGGGGCTATTGTTGTTAAAGGTAGGATTGAAAGCCTTCTGCCAGGTTTTGACCTTGATAAAAGGGTTGAGAATCCTTTTGTAGAAAACGAGCCTTTTGACGGAAGTTTTGATAAATATTCAGGAGACAATGCAGAGAAAGGAGCCAAAGGCTCACTATATGTGAAAATTTAG
- a CDS encoding phosphodiesterase encodes MDLNIAGARFGEIQIAVIAFFVLISLILSLYVKKYRKMAEKFKKTIGGIDNEKAEIFSRKEDLERENKRIKERLNELERESLEREGELDQKEIELKKREAGVEEELRKVSALDETVEMYREKFAMLNSEIDKLKAELDIYRKERDEKLKEFKTKTKEALSKYTADRDRLIEQLKKENKKLEEKVKLLKQKLSLWESVDDL; translated from the coding sequence ATGGATTTAAATATAGCAGGGGCAAGGTTTGGTGAAATCCAGATTGCAGTAATAGCTTTCTTTGTATTGATTTCTCTGATTTTAAGCCTCTACGTAAAAAAATATAGAAAAATGGCAGAAAAATTCAAAAAAACTATTGGTGGTATTGATAATGAGAAGGCTGAGATTTTCTCAAGAAAGGAAGACCTTGAGAGAGAGAATAAAAGAATAAAGGAGAGGCTAAATGAACTTGAGAGGGAATCTCTTGAAAGGGAGGGTGAACTGGATCAAAAAGAGATTGAATTGAAGAAAAGGGAGGCTGGAGTTGAGGAGGAACTTAGAAAGGTGAGTGCTCTTGATGAAACAGTTGAAATGTATAGAGAAAAATTTGCTATGCTGAATAGTGAAATCGACAAACTGAAGGCAGAGCTCGATATTTACAGGAAGGAAAGGGATGAGAAGCTGAAAGAATTTAAAACCAAGACTAAAGAAGCTCTTTCGAAGTACACTGCCGATAGAGACAGACTTATAGAACAGCTGAAGAAGGAGAATAAAAAGCTTGAAGAGAAGGTTAAGTTACTGAAACAGAAGCTGAGCCTGTGGGAGAGCGTTGATGACCTGTAA
- the yknZ_2 gene encoding putative ABC transporter permease YknZ, producing MIEEIYFSIKNIKESKIRSFLTVMGIVIGVAIVVSMVSIGEGMRASVSGQLDAMGSNKIMVVPSGMMSMQGPPSESLPFTDSQIRAVKAIPQVKDIVKVFYRPTTAKFRNEVESMWVTGIKRGGMNQFRKYYTIKEGRFFSDNSFDEIDIGYRVANKIFDNKVHVGDVIKIKGKNFIVVGIFGEIGNTEDDSSVYMSLNSVRDLFNAGNEITMFWVVANNKGVVKPLATKIEKVLKKIRGGKDFDVLTKEQLAKQIDTMIGIITFVIGGIASISLVVGSVIIMNTMLTSVLERTREIGVMKAIGADDSMVLKIFVAEAGILGIVGGIIGIVVGAIISAFIQYMGTMYIGSSFQTLITAKLIISALGFSLFIGVISGLYPAYRAAKLNPAEALRYE from the coding sequence ATGATTGAAGAGATATATTTCTCTATAAAAAATATTAAAGAATCCAAAATAAGGAGCTTTCTCACTGTCATGGGAATAGTCATAGGTGTTGCAATAGTTGTGAGTATGGTTTCTATTGGCGAAGGTATGCGAGCAAGTGTTTCCGGGCAGCTTGATGCTATGGGTAGCAATAAGATTATGGTTGTTCCCAGTGGAATGATGAGTATGCAGGGGCCCCCCAGTGAATCTCTACCCTTTACTGATTCACAGATAAGAGCAGTAAAAGCTATTCCCCAAGTTAAGGATATTGTGAAGGTATTTTACAGGCCTACTACAGCAAAATTCAGAAATGAAGTTGAAAGTATGTGGGTCACTGGAATAAAAAGAGGTGGGATGAACCAGTTTCGTAAGTACTATACTATAAAGGAAGGAAGATTTTTCAGTGATAATAGTTTTGATGAGATAGATATTGGCTACAGAGTAGCAAATAAAATATTTGATAATAAAGTGCATGTAGGGGATGTTATCAAAATTAAGGGTAAAAATTTCATAGTTGTGGGAATCTTTGGAGAAATCGGTAATACCGAAGATGATTCCAGTGTGTATATGAGCCTGAATTCCGTAAGGGATTTATTTAATGCTGGAAATGAAATTACAATGTTCTGGGTGGTGGCTAATAATAAAGGTGTGGTTAAACCGCTTGCCACCAAGATTGAGAAGGTACTTAAAAAGATAAGAGGAGGCAAGGATTTTGATGTGCTTACAAAAGAGCAGCTTGCAAAGCAGATTGATACAATGATAGGCATTATCACCTTTGTGATAGGGGGAATCGCATCAATTTCTCTTGTTGTTGGGTCAGTTATAATTATGAATACAATGTTAACCTCGGTTCTTGAGAGAACAAGAGAAATAGGCGTTATGAAGGCAATAGGTGCAGATGATTCCATGGTGCTGAAAATCTTTGTTGCCGAGGCAGGAATTCTGGGGATTGTGGGTGGTATAATAGGAATTGTGGTGGGAGCAATAATCTCTGCATTCATACAGTATATGGGCACCATGTATATCGGTTCAAGCTTTCAAACTCTTATAACAGCCAAACTTATAATTTCAGCCCTTGGTTTTTCTCTGTTTATTGGTGTTATCTCTGGTCTATATCCAGCCTACAGGGCTGCAAAGTTAAATCCTGCCGAAGCTCTGAGGTATGAGTAG
- the fhcA gene encoding formyltransferase/hydrolase complex Fhc subunit A — protein sequence MMLKSLKGSGIGFWRVSEMELVLKNGFVYDPANNINGEKKDIFIKNGKIVESVNRNAKKIDCSGKIVMPGGVEIHSHIAGGKVNSGRILRPEDHFKHVQVKTELRRGCTGYSTPTTFTAGYLYSQLGYTTAFTGAIPPLTARHTHEELHDIPMLDKSGLVLMGNNWFLLKYLRDKDYERAAVYAAWLLKATRGYAIKIVNPGGGEAWGWGKNVRGLDDPVPHFDITPGEIISGLMKVNELLNLPHSIHVHFNNLGRAGNYKTTIDSLELTRGKKSSRDRQVMQATHLQFHSYGGDSWKTFESRSDEIAKDVNGRDNIVMDTGNLIFGDTTTMTADAPMEYYLASLTKYKWMNRDIELETSPGVTPMFYSKKSPISTVQWAVGLELALLIDDPWKVMITTDHPNGGPFINYPTIFAWLMSNKYREETMAGLNSAVEKKAILATIDRELDFNEIAIGTRAAQAKSLGLQETKGHLGASADADIAVYDINPEVIDPSRDYKAIEKSFRMAAYTIKDGKILVRDGEIVNIVDGKTLYVNAEVGEELKKDVMKDIEYNFKRFYSVNLNNYPVQELYLTNPTAINIETKLE from the coding sequence ATGATGTTGAAATCCTTGAAAGGCTCAGGGATAGGCTTCTGGAGAGTGAGTGAAATGGAGCTTGTGCTTAAAAACGGTTTTGTTTATGACCCTGCAAATAATATAAATGGTGAAAAGAAAGATATTTTTATAAAGAATGGTAAGATTGTCGAAAGTGTAAATAGAAATGCAAAGAAAATTGACTGCTCAGGCAAAATTGTCATGCCAGGTGGTGTTGAGATTCACAGTCATATTGCCGGTGGCAAGGTTAATTCTGGAAGAATTCTCAGACCTGAGGACCACTTCAAACATGTACAGGTAAAGACAGAACTCAGAAGAGGCTGCACAGGTTATTCCACACCCACAACCTTTACAGCAGGTTATCTTTACTCCCAGCTCGGCTATACCACAGCTTTCACAGGAGCAATTCCTCCTCTTACGGCAAGACATACGCACGAGGAACTTCATGATATACCCATGCTGGATAAGTCTGGACTTGTACTCATGGGCAACAACTGGTTTCTGCTGAAATATCTCAGAGATAAGGATTATGAGAGAGCAGCAGTGTATGCTGCCTGGCTTCTGAAGGCTACCAGAGGCTATGCCATAAAAATTGTTAATCCTGGCGGTGGAGAGGCCTGGGGCTGGGGTAAAAATGTGAGAGGCCTTGATGACCCTGTACCCCATTTCGACATAACACCCGGAGAGATTATCTCAGGTCTTATGAAGGTGAATGAGCTTCTCAATCTTCCCCACTCAATTCATGTCCATTTCAATAATCTTGGAAGAGCGGGCAACTATAAAACAACTATTGACTCTCTTGAACTTACCAGAGGCAAAAAAAGTTCCCGTGACAGGCAGGTTATGCAGGCTACCCATCTCCAGTTTCATAGTTATGGTGGTGACTCCTGGAAAACCTTCGAGAGCAGGAGCGATGAAATTGCAAAAGATGTAAACGGACGTGATAATATTGTTATGGACACAGGCAATTTAATATTTGGTGACACAACAACAATGACGGCCGATGCTCCAATGGAATACTATCTGGCCTCTCTTACAAAGTATAAGTGGATGAACAGAGATATTGAACTTGAAACCTCGCCAGGTGTCACCCCTATGTTCTACTCAAAGAAAAGTCCGATTTCTACAGTACAGTGGGCTGTTGGTCTGGAACTTGCTCTCCTGATAGATGACCCCTGGAAGGTTATGATAACAACAGACCATCCAAACGGCGGCCCCTTTATAAACTATCCGACAATATTTGCCTGGCTTATGAGTAATAAATATAGAGAGGAAACCATGGCAGGTCTAAACAGTGCTGTTGAGAAGAAAGCAATTTTAGCAACTATTGACAGAGAGCTGGACTTCAATGAAATAGCAATAGGAACGAGAGCAGCTCAGGCAAAAAGTCTGGGACTGCAGGAAACCAAAGGCCATCTCGGTGCTAGTGCTGATGCTGATATAGCAGTCTATGATATTAATCCAGAGGTTATTGACCCCTCGAGAGATTATAAGGCTATTGAGAAGAGTTTCAGAATGGCAGCTTACACAATAAAAGATGGTAAAATTCTTGTCAGAGATGGAGAGATAGTCAATATTGTGGATGGAAAAACCTTATATGTTAATGCAGAGGTTGGAGAGGAGCTTAAAAAGGATGTGATGAAGGATATTGAATACAATTTCAAGCGCTTCTACTCGGTAAATCTCAACAACTATCCTGTGCAGGAACTCTATCTAACCAATCCAACAGCTATTAATATTGAAACGAAATTAGAGTGA
- the mqnE_3 gene encoding aminodeoxyfutalosine synthase codes for MNKSPEIDEILEKALEGVRLSKEDALALLSLTPDKVFDAGKVADRIRERKTGNYATYVINRNINFTNICVGSCAFCAFRRDKNSNDAYFYPVEKIVEKAKAAEALGATEVCIQGGLHPGLEIDYYGDILKNIKEETSLHIHAFSPMEVLYASNNSGLDIKEGLRYLKEKGLDSMPGTAAEVLVDEIREEICPSKLSTKEWIKIIKTAHYLGIPSTATLLYGHIEENKDIVEHLNIIREIQDKTGGFTEFVPLSFIHFKTDAFRNKNSRAGATGFEELRMYITSRLFLDNFDNLQVSWVKLGKKLSQLMLRFGANDLGGTLMEESISRSAGAEYEMLSVKEIERLIIDAGLEPRQRDTLYNIVR; via the coding sequence ATGAATAAATCGCCGGAAATTGACGAAATCCTTGAAAAAGCTCTTGAGGGTGTAAGGTTAAGCAAAGAGGATGCCCTTGCTCTGCTCAGCCTCACACCTGATAAAGTTTTTGATGCAGGAAAAGTTGCTGACAGGATAAGGGAAAGAAAGACAGGAAATTATGCCACCTATGTGATTAACAGGAATATTAATTTCACAAATATATGCGTTGGAAGCTGTGCCTTCTGTGCTTTCAGAAGAGATAAAAATAGCAACGATGCCTATTTCTACCCTGTTGAGAAGATTGTTGAAAAGGCAAAGGCTGCAGAAGCTCTTGGCGCTACCGAGGTGTGCATTCAGGGAGGTTTACATCCTGGGCTGGAGATTGATTATTATGGTGATATACTCAAGAATATAAAAGAAGAAACCAGTCTCCATATACATGCTTTTTCTCCAATGGAAGTTTTATATGCCTCCAATAACAGCGGGCTTGATATTAAAGAAGGCCTCAGATACCTTAAGGAGAAGGGTCTGGATTCCATGCCAGGTACAGCCGCCGAAGTTCTTGTGGATGAGATTAGAGAAGAGATATGTCCATCAAAACTGTCCACGAAGGAATGGATTAAGATTATAAAAACCGCTCATTATCTGGGTATTCCTAGCACTGCAACATTACTTTACGGACATATTGAGGAAAATAAGGATATTGTTGAGCATCTAAACATAATAAGAGAGATTCAGGATAAAACTGGTGGATTTACTGAATTTGTACCCCTCTCATTCATACACTTCAAGACCGATGCCTTCAGAAATAAGAATAGCAGGGCAGGGGCAACCGGCTTTGAGGAATTAAGAATGTATATAACCTCCCGTCTGTTCCTTGACAATTTTGATAATCTACAGGTTTCCTGGGTTAAGCTCGGCAAGAAGCTCTCCCAGCTTATGCTGCGCTTCGGAGCCAATGACCTCGGCGGCACACTGATGGAAGAGAGTATATCAAGAAGTGCAGGGGCTGAGTATGAAATGTTATCAGTAAAGGAAATCGAAAGGTTGATTATCGATGCGGGCCTAGAGCCCAGGCAGAGGGATACACTTTATAATATTGTCAGATAA
- the suhB_2 gene encoding inositol-1-monophosphatase has protein sequence MNSLKDFAIRLAESSGEFLLQNFKKDEALISTRGLSKEITTEYDIENDRFIIKKISETFPEHSILTEESGFIDRNSEYTWIVDSLDGSSNFALGNPFFSVSIALIKDEKLTIGVVYAPYLRELYTAEASRGAFLNGRRINVSMVDRLDSSYLLTCEGGEKSNAKIAGINALLHPGVKDLRKLGSAAIEGAWVASGRAEAYITTGIYPWDIAAAVLIVREAGGKVSDFEGREWKVEKSNIIMSNGKIHGKLIELLIPQSFGRI, from the coding sequence ATGAATTCTTTAAAAGACTTTGCAATCAGGCTGGCAGAAAGCTCCGGTGAATTTCTCCTCCAGAATTTCAAAAAGGATGAGGCTTTAATATCAACCAGAGGGCTGTCAAAGGAAATAACCACAGAGTATGATATAGAAAACGACAGATTTATAATAAAAAAAATTTCTGAGACCTTTCCTGAACACAGTATTCTTACAGAGGAAAGCGGTTTTATTGACAGGAATAGTGAATATACATGGATTGTTGACTCTCTTGACGGAAGCAGTAATTTTGCTCTCGGAAATCCCTTCTTTTCTGTATCCATTGCCCTTATAAAAGATGAAAAACTGACTATCGGTGTGGTCTATGCACCCTATCTCAGAGAACTCTACACTGCTGAAGCTTCTAGGGGTGCTTTTTTAAACGGAAGGAGAATTAATGTATCCATGGTGGACAGGCTGGATAGCAGTTACCTGTTAACCTGTGAGGGGGGAGAGAAGAGCAATGCAAAGATAGCAGGAATCAATGCACTGCTTCATCCGGGAGTAAAGGACCTGCGCAAGCTGGGTTCAGCTGCCATTGAGGGTGCCTGGGTTGCTTCAGGACGGGCAGAAGCATATATTACAACAGGCATATACCCTTGGGATATAGCCGCTGCTGTACTTATTGTCAGAGAGGCAGGAGGTAAGGTAAGTGATTTTGAAGGTAGAGAATGGAAGGTGGAGAAGAGTAATATTATTATGTCCAATGGAAAAATCCACGGAAAATTAATTGAACTACTCATACCTCAGAGCTTCGGCAGGATTTAA
- a CDS encoding transcription initiation factor E subunit alpha, which produces MDNIKSLLSDPEVKNLLIEILDEESIDVVYALMEKKATDEEISEETGLRLNTVRRALYKLYEYRIASYNRTKDREIGWYIYTWTLHLNKVNEIIKTLKKRKLEDMKKRLEFEQNNVFFRCRSDNTKVPFDRAADYKFRCPRCNGVLECVDNIEMVMNLKGEVKRLEEELSNGARENS; this is translated from the coding sequence TTGGATAATATAAAATCGCTTCTCAGTGATCCAGAGGTAAAGAATCTGTTGATAGAGATTCTGGATGAGGAGAGTATAGATGTAGTCTATGCTCTGATGGAAAAGAAAGCTACAGATGAAGAGATTTCAGAAGAAACAGGTTTAAGGCTGAATACAGTAAGAAGAGCTCTATATAAATTATATGAGTATAGAATAGCCAGTTACAACCGAACAAAAGATAGAGAGATTGGCTGGTATATTTACACCTGGACTTTGCATTTAAATAAGGTTAATGAGATAATAAAGACGCTGAAGAAAAGAAAACTTGAAGATATGAAGAAAAGATTGGAATTTGAGCAGAATAATGTTTTCTTCAGGTGCCGGTCAGACAACACCAAGGTTCCATTTGACAGAGCTGCTGATTATAAGTTCAGATGCCCCAGATGTAACGGGGTTCTTGAATGTGTTGATAATATCGAAATGGTAATGAATCTTAAAGGTGAAGTTAAAAGACTTGAAGAGGAACTATCGAATGGAGCCAGAGAAAATTCTTAA
- a CDS encoding tRNA 2'-O-methylase, producing the protein MEPEKILKKLKLDSGVIEHLNAVSDTALEIAEKVKIPVDKQLIFTGAILHDIGRNITHDITHVSEGARLAESLVLDDRVVNIIRCHIGAGLTSDEAIALGLPSGDYMPETPEEKIVAYADNLTVGSKRISFDESIKLFEKKLGKKHPAVERMKKLHREITSWMI; encoded by the coding sequence ATGGAGCCAGAGAAAATTCTTAAAAAGTTGAAACTTGATTCAGGGGTTATTGAACATTTAAATGCTGTTTCTGATACTGCTCTTGAAATTGCAGAAAAAGTTAAAATCCCTGTGGATAAACAGCTTATTTTTACCGGAGCAATACTGCACGATATTGGAAGGAATATTACTCATGACATAACCCACGTGTCAGAGGGAGCGAGACTGGCAGAGAGTCTTGTACTGGATGACAGGGTTGTGAATATAATCAGATGCCATATTGGTGCAGGATTGACGTCTGATGAAGCCATAGCTCTCGGACTCCCATCTGGCGACTATATGCCAGAAACACCTGAAGAAAAAATCGTTGCCTATGCCGACAACCTTACTGTCGGGTCAAAGAGAATCAGCTTTGATGAGAGTATAAAACTTTTTGAGAAAAAGCTTGGAAAAAAACATCCTGCAGTGGAAAGGATGAAAAAGCTTCACCGGGAAATAACTTCCTGGATGATTTAA